In Anopheles gambiae chromosome 2, idAnoGambNW_F1_1, whole genome shotgun sequence, a single window of DNA contains:
- the LOC1273267 gene encoding ATP-binding cassette sub-family F member 2 yields MAPDKKQKGRNKKSIPVTKKDDKKANGTNGDVVTADMTEEEALCAKLDEEARINAEARACTGSLAVHPRSRDIKFSNFSITFFGSEMLQDTMLELNCGRRYGLLGANGCGKSSLLSVLGNREVPIPDHIDIFHLTREIPASSKSAIQCVMEVDEERIKLEKMADALVEQEDDEAQEQLMDIYDRLDEMSADQAEAKASRILHGLGFDKDMQQKAAKDFSGGWRMRIALARALFVKPHLLLLDEPTNHLDLDACVWLEEELKTYKRILVIISHSQDFLNGVCTNIIHMTQKRLKYYTGNYEQFVKTRLELLENQMKQYNWEQDQIAHMKNYIARFGHGSAKLARQAQSKEKTLAKMVAQGLTEKAVDEKQLNFCFPSCGTIPPPVIMVQNVSFRYNDKTPYIYKNLEFGIDLDTRLALVGPNGAGKSTLLKLLYGDLVPTSGMIRKNSHLRIARYHQHLHELLDMDASPLDYMLKNFPEVVEREEMRKIVGRYGLTGRQQVCPIRQLSDGQRCRVVFAYLAWKKPHLLLLDEPTNHLDMETIDALAEAINDFEGGLVLVSHDFRLINQVAEEIWVCEKGTVTKWNGGILDYKEHLKKNIAKEARIASSGTAGGK; encoded by the exons ATGGCACCGGACAAGAAGCAAAAGGGCCGCAACAAGAAAAGCATCCCGGTCACGAAGAAGGATGACAAGAAAGCGAACGGCACCAACGGTGACGTTGTCACGGCCGATATGACTGAGGAGG AGGCACTGTGCGCGAAGCTGGACGAGGAGGCACGGATCAATGCGGAGGCCCGTGCCTGCACCGGCTCGTTGGCGGTGCATCCCCGGTCGCGTGACATCAAGTTCTCCAACTTCTCGATCACCTTCTTCGGCAGCGAGATGCTGCAGGATACGATGCTCGAGCTGAACTGCGGCCGACGGTACGGTCTGCTCGGGGCGAACGGTTGCGGCAAGTCGTCGCTGCTGTCCGTGCTTGGCAATCGCGAAGTGCCGATCCCGGACCACATCGACATCTTTCACCTGACGCGCGAAATTCCGGCCAGCTCGAAGAGCGCCATCCAGTGCGTGATGGAGGTGGACGAGGAGCGCATCAAGCTGGAGAAGATGGCGGACGCGCTGGTCGAGCAGGAGGACGACGAAGCGCAGGAGCAGCTGATGGACATCTACGACCGGCTGGACGAGATGTCGGCCGACCAGGCGGAGGCGAAGGCGTCCCGCATCCTGCACGGTCTGGGCTTCGACAAGGACATGCAGCAGAAGGCGGCGAAGGACTTTTCCGGCGGCTGGCGTATGCGCATTGCGCTCGCGAGGGCACTGTTCGTGAAGccgcatctgctgctgctggacgaacCGACCAACCATCTCGATCTGGACGCGTGCGTGTGGTTGGAGGAGGAGCTGAAGACGTACAAGCGCATTCTGGTGATCATCTCGCACTCGCAGGACTTCCTGAACGGCGTCTGCACGAACATCATCCACATGACGCAGAAGCGGCTCAAGTACTACACCGGTAACTACGAGCAGTTTGTCAAGACCCGGCTCGAGCTGCTGGAGAACCAGATGAAGCAGTACAACTGGGAGCAGGACCAGATCGCACACATGAAGAACTACATCGCCCGGTTCGGTCACGGTTCGGCCAAGCTGGCCCGCCAGGCCCAGTCGAAGGAGAAGACGCTCGCCAAGATGGTGGCCCAGGGGCTGACCGAGAAGGCGGTGGACGAGAAGCAGCTCAACTTCTGCTTCCCGTCCTGCGGCACGATCCCGCCGCCGGTGATCATGGTGCAGAACGTGAGCTTCCGGTACAACGACAAGACGCCGTACATCTACAAGAACCTCGAGTTTGGCATCGATCTGGACACGCGGCTGGCGCTGGTCGGCCCGAACGGCGCGGGCAAGAGTacgctgctgaagctgctgtaCGGTGATCTGGTGCCGACGTCCGGCATGATCCGCAAGAACTCGCATCTGCGCATCGCCCGGTACCATCAGCATctgcacgagctgctcgacatgGACGCCAGCCCGCTCGACTACATGCTGAAAAACTTCCCGGAGGTGGTGGAGCGGGAGGAGATGCGCAAGATTGTTGGCCGATACGGGCTGACCGGGCGGCAGCAGGTCTGTCCGATCCGCCAGCTGTCCGACGGGCAGCGGTGCCGCGTCGTGTTCGCGTACCTGGCATGGAAAAAGCcgcacctgctgctgctggacgaacCGACCAATCACTTGGACATGGAGACGATCGATGCCTTAGCGGAAGCCATCAACGACTTCGAGGGTGGGCTGGTGCTGGTCAGCCACGACTTCCGGCTGATCAACCAGGTGGCGGAGGAGATCTGGGTGTGCGAGAAGGGCACGGTCACCAAGTGGAACGGTGGCATTCTCGACTACAAGGAGCATCTCAAGAAGAACATTGCCAAGGAGGCACGGATTGCGTCCAGCGGCACCGCTGGCGGCAAGTGA
- the LOC5667750 gene encoding uncharacterized protein LOC5667750: MSTDISLELVDVLPYTREQCTAADGSDTQETCGILERSAIAWYARGSVLEVFNISSTYKVISHNFHPFTSKSKSCTVQCVEEVDAFGGKLLAVGLRLGIEQSQIVFLTVRGGRELGRIDVQEDLKLLRYIDPNSCSNGLLSKYQGCIAVGTEDGKVILVDTCLKRVKTAFGVEIAMNEPGKRQCHVEFSRADLKQLMQNQEKIQERGLYFGLQLSHPEEASVECILDIVPLKVACIGFADGTVLLWDLVDHSIMHRIAPPTGDCSVAALNYVEPSDDPKACLYLWIFYEHAEEGAFAFLHMIMCEEKYSQQGTFVYDQFLSCSSRLNLTSYDPGSVPLNVQTVTKKVSQEDEPITLSVLSWLGSNGTTTVLVFDLNQWYKAEMPYECDWQQELTHTVVFQLKEGSFHARLNERSLMLFRSIQRPEEHFYPSSLGFDIQNFNGINCSTYRWIGLQNKLLQYLEQDGANAVIQPAALYGMLCRAALLPQFHEPISPSDGIVREQREFVLSLALEYNCHTFLQSCIDLWADGSHLGAEPDQGVSLSTVTDWIWNRSKALKSVGNRMLALLMTEQTGRKLDCRTQDALSQCTRQMKQLAELYKTIMKDCLEFIPENVLERLTKESATISAAAEYQNILQWLLYVGILPEANELDEEERGNDGSQLVPYPYTRLTEFYRQRRRMLDDEKSKAIPDLSTSGKLLFIDNYLEREFDLETVWKAWHEDSPANSRSLYPPSSLQKALRILLIPEAPLERKLVLLLYLFMDVIAAIDDDDERFCIVARQLEKFPRAFNVPIGLIERVRAFWHLDHGNVSETVSEFLSPLSNAIEFPQWHRELAVSVLLRLDAPHLALKVLRAPGAPVAPQLELTTLVQNNLIPEAFSLQRRTPQPDGRQFVWFVEAIMMAGKPATLLEFALNDEEKYVLRSYLRDCPMDASDSLMLGHLLQNFEFVEAVQLVDRLGRKRNVEVQKEILGLYHNALDPMSQQLAYLTYQHGSELEPKLAMGSDPDNPSPASALETLSSSLIRNRADFRVRVLHHSITAIKDAAIRSGLQHERPFLEKPSLGVFQCRPTVRSLNVCYPVRLDPSMNKRRQRDWDASEEDLAKGRNQPQPLLNEEDGFGNARKRRYLGPDRMDTIAEGVGRRKLTNFDVPVPVIPEFRPMKPKFNFTAASSTALAAGMERAARSDKSTSHSPSIFLTTPPFARKQESKQQQQQNGSEMGDPEEGHDDSYTPPGILKSTQSVQGRDSSPLSHDHHGTVAEAEEKVLRFDLPAGSTTFEDSCVVEDAQHSNDGVMEVAASDAATTTPVVRRDLDLSGISNDDFYSPEVTMEQHSLQQVLAAGGPAGRRSIHRSRSGTPSAGLPVVAGESNIAIIIEDHMEDECGGSSKVDGDEQQEQPDVAMEVDEENSPSKESVFVIDDSDAEQGNAQEEEEEEQQEQKDDEIVILDEESNHRELQTGYESQCIDTFSQQQLQVVQEEVAEDVESVAGEEHLEQMADQNDLQEDAYDEADDEEVSEESSYEEEDDLDDEEVSDDKDVGGQEDEDSVLEVIDLSDEEEPAEANPDEFVFSSSPSSSSSSSSQGGDGGMPPPGAVVSGNVAAERNENEGGDVGNAGDSPGRWHYGELHADSNVENLYADIVDIEQVATGQEHEQEELAVASTSPDDIQVPTTSSSTHRTEGGEGLAASEGHGDGEAESSEVEDLSVQQAEEAGDVVAARDLSVAGGEQWPDSVASSSSGERASAAAVAAAAAVPAQPAPAASAAAPNATATASSPAAQTQAATTPEKVFGQPKNAHELEVPAMNLSVKPDEAHGSSRKNSKGEENGLTEDARALNLSAGQQELAAQGAFDADDGNVSSNQEEEQQDGQQSAAGDGEDGAASSAVQEAHSSDETKPEPMESDEMEVDLRVSDDEAAPKPAPTDEGESVDETKSEKQQNEQSAGVVEASKPVAHKSIHQDDQEASTSTPRTNVKTRLMAAMEKSTTLVEQSNTPTRRRSVRATSVAPESTNTPISPLLSRSRRFTSVDNLSGTPEPTLPLTPRRSTRGSSMVKELFAAGLTPQKRARRTSHASNDTGEHPDSLANSPTDSVVEPPEPSERSFASSTASSTRRALRARKSTLPPPAAESGTAGSSDTQPADVPLLADYSSNRRLTRHQLAVMEKSMETIASGAGTSRRVSVDRRSSRAGSKDTAREAATDAGDSEPESIVSNVSNQSSLRSTRSRASRATTTRSKRGSSTKRHDADEERHADSDSDQSLVYASSQRSAMGLEPISEEGESNTTLTARKRRGRPPKSAK; this comes from the exons ATGTCGACCGACATCAGTCTAGAGCTGGTGGATGTGTTGCCGTACACGCGCGAACAGTGCACCGCCGCCGATGGCTCGGACACGCaag AAACATGTGGCATACTGGAGAGGAGTGCAATCGCTTGGTATGCGCGCGGATCCGTACTGGAAGTGTTTAACATCAGCTCCACCTATAAGGTTATTTCACACAATTTCCATCCATTCACAAG CAAATCCAAATCATGCACAGTGCAATGTGTGGAGGAAGTGGACGCTTTCGGAGGCAAGCTACTGGCGGTCGGACTGCGACTCGGCATCGAACAATCACAGATAGTGTTTCTGACCGTGCGAGGCGGACGCGAGCTAGGACGGATCGATGTGCAGGAGGATTTGAAGCTGCTGCGCTACATCGATCCCAACTCGTGCTCCAACGGGCTGCTGAGCAAGTATCAGGGTTGCATAGCTGTCGGAACGGAGGATGGGAAAGTCATCCTGGTGGACACGTGCTTGAAGCGAGTAAAAACCG CTTTCGGGGTGGAAATAGCAATGAACGAACCCGGCAAGCGCCAGTGCCACGTTGAGTTTTCGCGCGCGGACCTAAAGCAGCTAATGCAGAACCAGGAAAAGATCCAGGAGCGCGGGCTGTACTTTGGCCTGCAGCTGAGCCACCCGGAGGAAGCTTCGGTTGAGTGCATTCTGGACATTGTGCCGCTGAAGGTGGCCTGTATCGGGTTCGCCGACGGTACCGTGCTGCTGTGGGATCTGGTCGATCACTCCATCATGCATCGCATCGCCCCACCGACCGGCGACTGTTCCGTAGCGGCACTGAACTACGTGGAGCCGAGCGACGACCCGAAGGCGTGCCTGTATCTGTGGATCTTTTACGAACACGCGGAGGAGGGTGCGTTTGCCTTTCTGCACATGATCATGTGCGAGGAAAAGTACAGCCAGCAGGGCACCTTCGTGTACGACCAGTTTCTGTCCTGCTCGTCGCGGCTCAACCTCACCAGCTACGATCCGGGCAGCGTGCCGCTGAACGTGCAAACCGTCACGAAGAAGGTGTCCCAGGAGGACGAACCGATCACGCTGAGCGTGCTGAGCTGGTTGGGCTCGAACGGCACGACGACGGTGCTGGTGTTCGATCTCAACCAGTGGTACAAGGCGGAGATGCCGTACGAGTGCGACTGGCAGCAGGAGCTAACGCACACGGTTGTGTTTCAGCTGAAGGAGGGCAGCTTTCATGCCCGGCTGAACGAACGATCGTTGATGCTGTTCCGCTCGATACAGCGGCCGGAAGAACATTTCTATCCCAGCTCGTTGGGATTCG ATATTCAAAACTTCAACGGAATCAATTGCAGCACGTACCGCTGGATCGGGCTGCAGAACAAGCTGCTGCAGTATCTCGAGCAGGACGGTGCCAATGCCGTCATACAGCCGGCCGCCCTGTACGGGATGCTTTGCCGGGCCGCCCTGCTACCGCAGTTCCACGAACCGATCTCACCCTCGGATGGGATTGTGCGCGAGCAGCGCGAATTTGTGCTCTCGCTAGCGCTCGAGTACAACTGCCACACGTTTCTGCAGAGCTGCATCGATCTGTGGGCCGACGGCAGCCACCTGGGCGCGGAACCCGACCAGGGCGTGTCGCTGTCGACGGTGACGGACTGGATTTGGAACCGATCGAAAGCGCTCAAGTCGGTGGGCAATCGAATGCTCGCCCTGCTTATGACGGAGCAAACCGGGCGCAAGCTGGACTGCCGAACGCAGGACGCTCTGTCGCAATGCACCCGGCAGATGAAACAGCTGGCGGAGCTGTACAAAACGATCATGAAGGACTGTTTGGAGTTTATACCGGAAAATG TTCTCGAACgtctcacgaaggaatcggcCACAATATCGGCCGCCGCCGAATATCAGAACATTCTGCAGTGGCTACTGTACGTTGGCATTTTGCCGGAAGCGAACGAGTTGGACGAGGAGGAGCGTGGTAACGATGGGTCGCAGCTAGTTCCCTACCCGTACACACGGCTCACCGAATTCTATCGCCAGCGGCGGCGCATGCTGGACGACGAGAAGAGTAAAGCCATCCCGGATCTGTCCACCTCCGGCAAGCTGCTGTTCATCGACAACTACCTTGAGCGTGAGTTTGATCTCGAGACGGTTTGGAAAGCGTGGCACGAGGATAGTCCCGCCAACAGTCGCTCGCTCTATCCGCCGAGCTCGCTGCAAAAAGCGTTACGCATACTGCTCATTCCCGAAGCACCACTCGAGCGGAagcttgtgctgctgctgtacctgTTCATGGATGTGATAGCAGcgatcgatgatgatgatgaacggTTTTGCATCGTCGCCCGTCAGCTGGAGAAATTCCCTCGCGCGTTTAACGTGCCGATCGGGCTGATCGAACGGGTGCGTGCCTTCTGGCATCTCGACCACGGCAACGTGTCGGAAACGGTCAGCGAATTCCTTTCGCCCCTGTCGAATGCGATCGAATTCCCGCAGTGGCATCGGGAGCTGGCGGTGTCGGTTCTGCTGCGCCTGGACGCTCCCCACCTGGCGCTGAAGGTGCTCCGTGCGCCCGGAGCGCCCGTTGCGCCGCAGCTCGAGCTGACCACGCTGGTGCAGAACAATCTGATCCCGGAAGCGTTCAGCCTGCAGCGCCGCACACCGCAACCGGACGGCCGGCAGTTTGTGTGGTTCGTGGAGGCGATTATGATGGCGGGCAAGCCGGCCACCCTGCTGGAGTTTGCGCTGAACGACGAGGAGAAGTATGTGCTGCGGAGCTATCTGCGCGACTGTCCGATGGATGCGAGCGACAGCCTAATGCTGGGCCATCTGCTGCAAAACTTTGAGTTCGTGGAGGCCGTCCAGCTGGTCGATCGGTTGGGCCGCAAGCGCAACGTGGAGGTGCAGAAGGAAATACTGGGCCTGTACCATAATGCGCTCGATCCGATGAGCCAGCAGCTGGCGTACCTTACGTACCAGCATGGCAGCGAGCTGGAACCGAAGCTGGCAATGGGAAGCGATCCGGACAATCCGTCCCCGGCGAGCGCGCTGGAAACGTTGAGCTCGAGCCTGATACGCAACAGGGCCGATTTTCGGGTGCGCGTACTGCATCATTCGATAACGGCTATCAAGGATGCGGCCATCCGGTCGGGCCTGCAGCATGAGCGTCCGTTTCTGGAGAAGCCAAGCCTGGGTGTGTTCCAGTGCCGTCCAACGGTGCGCAGCCTGAACGTGTGCTACCCGGTACGGTTGGACCCGTCCATGAACAAGCGCCGGCAGCGGGACTGGGACGCATCAGAAGAGGATCTTGCCAAGGGCCGGAACCAACCGCAACCGCTGCTGAATGAGGAGGATGGTTTTGGAAATGCCAGGAAGCGGCGTTACCTTGGCCCGGACCGTATGGACACGATCGCCGAAGGTGTCGGGCGCAGGAAGCTAACGAACTTTGACGTTCCCGTGCCGGTTATACCCGAGTTCCGGCCCATGAAGCCGAAGTTCAACTTTACCGCAGCCAGTAGTACGGCACTGGCCGCGGGTATGGAGCGGGCAGCTCGGTCGGATAAATCGACCAGCCATTCGCCGAGCATTTTCCTCACCACGCCACCATTCGCCAGGAAGCAGGaatcgaagcagcagcagcaacagaacgGTTCCGAGATGGGCGATCCCGAAGAAGGACACGACGATTCGTACACACCGCCCGGTATCCTGAAGTCGACTCAATCGGTACAGGGTCGAGACAGTTCGCCCCTGTCGCACGATCATCACGGCACGGTCGCGGAAGCGGAAGAGAAAGTACTGCGCTTTGATTTGCCCGCCGGTTCGACCACGTTCGAGGATTCGTGCGTGGTGGAAGACGCACAGCACTCCAATGATGGGGTGATGGAGGTGGCCGCTAGCGACGCTGCTACCACCACTCCCGTCGTACGCCGAGATCTTGATTTGTCGGGCATTTCGAACGATGACTTTTACTCGCCGGAAGTTACAATGGAGCAGCACAGTCTGCAGCAGGTGCTGGCGGCGGGCGGACCCGCTGGACGTCGGTCCATACATAGGTCGCGTTCGGGCACACCGAGTGCGGGTTTGCCGGTGGTAGCGGGCGAAAGTAATATAGCCATCATCATTGAAGATCACATGGAAGATGAGTGTGGTGGTTCGAGCAAGGTGGACGGCGACGAGCAACAGGAGCAGCCGGACGTAGCGATGGAAGTGGACGAGGAAAACAGTCCGTCGAAGGAAAGTGTGTTCGTGATCGATGACAGTGATGCAGAGCAAGGGAATGCtcaggaagaggaggaggaggaacagCAAGAGCAGAAGGACGATGAAATCGTGATCCTCGACGAAGAATCCAATCACCGTGAGCTGCAAACCGGCTATGA GAGTCAATGCATCGACACATTCTCTCAGCAACAGCTGCAAGTCGTGCAGGAAGAAGTCGCCGAAGACGTAGAATCGGTTGCTGGCGAGGAGCATTTGGAACAGATGGCGGACCAGAACGACCTGCAGGAAGACGCGTACGACGAAGCGGACGATGAGGAGGTGTCTGAGGAGTCGTCCTACGAGGAGGAAGACGACCTCGACGACGAAGAAGTTAGTGATGACAAGGATGTTGGCGGGCAGGAGGATGAGGACAGTGTGCTGGAGGTGATCGATCTTAGCGATGAGGAAGAGCCAGCCGAAGCGAATCCAGATGAGTTTGTCTTCAGCTCTTCACCATCCTCGTCCTCGTCATCCTCTTCGCAGGGTGGAGATGGCGGTATGCCGCCACCGGGCGCGGTTGTGTCGGGTAATGTGGCGGCCGAGCGCAACGAGAACGAAGGTGGTGACGTCGGGAATGCAGGCGATAGTCCCGGACGGTGGCATTACGGGGAGCTGCATGCCGACTCGAACGTAGAAAATCTGTACGCCGACATCGTGGACATCGAACAAGTGGCGACCGGTCAGGAGCACGAGCAGGAGGAACTGGCGGTCGCGAGTACCAGCCCGGACGATATACAGGTACCGACGACATCGTCCTCCACCCATCGCACCGAAGGCGGGGAAGGTTTAGCCGCATCGGAAGGGCATGGCGACGGTGAGGCGGAATCGTCCGAGGTGGAAGACTTGTCGGTCCAGCAGGCCGAGGAAGCTGGGGATGTGGTGGCAGCACGCGATCTTTCCGTTGCCGGAGGCGAGCAGTGGCCCGACAGTGTGGCCAGTTCGAGCTCGGGCGAACGTGCATcggcggctgctgttgctgctgcagctgctgtacCAGCCCAGCCGGCACCTGCGGCCAGTGCTGCCGCACCGAACGCAACGGCGACCGCATCGTCTCCTGCAGCGCAAACGCAAGCGGCCACAACGCCGGAGAAAGTGTTCGGGCAGCCGAAGAACGCACACGAGCTGGAGGTGCCGGCGATGAATCTCTCCGTCAAGCCGGACGAAGCGCACGGTTCCAGTCGCAAAAACAGCAAAGGAGAGGAGAACGGTCTGACGGAGGATGCTCGGGCGTTGAATCTGTCCGCTGGGCAGCAGGAATTAGCCGCACAAGGAGCGTTCGATGCGGACGATGGGAATGTGAGCAGCAACCAGGAGGAAGAGCAACAGGACGGGCAACAGAGCGCTGCTGGCGACGGAGAGGACGGTGCAGCTTCCAGTGCGGTGCAggaagcacactcttccgatGAAACGAAGCCGGAGCCAATGGAAAGCGACGAGATGGAGGTTGATCTGCGTGTATCGGATGATGAAGCGGCGCCGAAGCCAGCGCCCACTGATGAAGGGGAATCCGTTGACGAAACTAAAtcagaaaagcaacaaaatgagcagtCCGCTGGCGTAGTCGAAGCTTCCAAACCGGTGGCACATAAATCCATCCATCAGGACGATCAGGAAGCGTCCACCTCGACGCCTCGCACGAACGTCAAGACCCGGCTAATGGCCGCGATGGAAAAATCGACCACACTCGTCGAACAGTCCAACACGCCGACGCGTCGCCGTAGCGTTCGTGCCACGTCCGTAGCGCCGGAATCAACGAACACTCCCATTTCTCCACTACTTTCGCGCAGCCGCCGGTTCACCTCCGTGGACAATCTGTCCGGTACGCCGGAACCGACGCTACCGCTCACACCGCGCCGTTCGACGCGCGGTTCGTCCATGGTAAAGGAGCTGTTTGCCGCCGGGCTTACGCCCCAAAAACGGGCACGCCGTACATCGCATGCCTCCAACGATACCGGCGAACATCCCGATTCGCTTGCGAACAGTCCGACCGATTCGGTGGTAGAACCACCGGAACCGTCGGAACGATCGTTTGCTAGCTCGACCGCTAGTAGCACGCGGCGCGCACTGCGCGCTCGAAAATCGACCCTTCCACCGCCGGCCGCAGAATCGGGCACAGCGGGGTCGTCCGATACACAGCCGGCCGATGTTCCACTGCTTGCCGATTACTCCTCTAACCGTCGGCTAACGCGCCACCAGCTGGCAGTGATGGAGAAGTCGATGGAAACGATCGCCAGTGGAGCGGGCACCTCGCGCCGCGTGTCGGTAGATCGTAGAAGTAGCCGGGCTGGTTCGAAGGATACGGCCCGGGAAGCGGCAACCGATGCCGGGGACAGTGAGCCCGAATCGATCGTCTCGAACGTAAGCAATCAGTCGTCGCTGCGGTCGACCCGTTCGCGGGCAAGCCGTGCGACGACGACACGCTCCAAGCGGGGCAGCAGCACGAAACGGCACGATGCGGATGAGGAGCGGCAcgccgattccgactccgatcAGTCGTTGGTATACGCGAGCAGTCAACGTTCCGCCATGGGGTTGGAACCGATTTCCGAGGAAG GTGAATCGAATACTACGCTCACCGCACGCAAGCGTCGCGGACGACCACCGAAGAGCGCGAAGTAG